In Vigna radiata var. radiata cultivar VC1973A chromosome 3, Vradiata_ver6, whole genome shotgun sequence, the following proteins share a genomic window:
- the LOC106757008 gene encoding G-type lectin S-receptor-like serine/threonine-protein kinase CES101 isoform X1, whose product MVFTLSNRVLCFIIITFTCFLQLAKPSNLREDTLLQGHPLAATDRLISPSSLYTLRFFQLDDGSEASTKFYLGISANKYYYYVWLANRDNPIHDDPGVLTIDEYGNLKIVSSTTTMMLYSVEAESNKSVRASLLDTGNFVLHELNLDGSVKRVLWQSFDYPTDTILPGMKLGYDKHSGHKWSLTARRSYKTLWSGSFSLSLDPKINQLITRWRGDIIWASGEWRNGSFSNLISSSLDREKFNFTFFSNESVTYFEYSPVSGYLIMGPLGIINATGVSYSCVGSEIVPGCTMPQPPKCREDGDLYLPSWNSFGAMSRKGYIFDERENMTISDCWMRCLKNCSCEAYTYAFKDATGCEIWSRYTSHFVESNSGVGRPIFFFLSETKAKGKKRRIWIASAAVGVLLLILSFIASFIMFGRKQKQRVENRKKRTNVFSDIGENTEISNACDEGREEWNEKRTGSDTHKFDFITILQATDNFSLANKIGEGGFGPVYKGKLANGEEIAIKRLSKSSGQGLVEFRNEAMVIVKLQHTNLVRLLGFCIDREERILVYEYMANKSLNLYLFDANKRSVLDWKIRYKIIEGIAQGLVYLHQYSRLKVIHRDLKSSNILLDNELNPKISDFGMARILKWTILEEKTNRVVGTYGYMPPEYALSGVISTKTDVYSFGVLLLEIVTGKKNISEDFSLNLIGYAWQLWNEGEALKLIDKMVNGSCHQIQVIRCIHIGLLCTQDKAKDRPSMLEVISFISNENCELPSPIQPPLYTIKTLKETDQHKYYSNNDITMSIISAR is encoded by the exons ATGGTTTTCACTTTGAGCAACAGAGTGCTATgcttcatcatcatcacttttacatgttttttgCAACTTGCAAAGCCTTCAAACTTGAGGGAAGACACGCTGCTCCAAGGCCATCCCCTTGCAGCAACCGACCGTTTGATTTCGCCTTCATCTTTATATACACTGCGTTTCTTTCAGCTTGATGATGGGTCTGAAGCTAGCACCAAATTCTACCTTGGCATATCAGCCAATAAGTACTATTACTATGTTTGGCTTGCCAACAGGGACAATCCAATCCACGATGATCCCGGAGTTCTCACCATTGATGAATATGGCAACCTCAAAATTGTGTCAAGTACTACCACTATGATGCTATATTCAGTTGAAGCAGAAAGTAACAAAAGTGTTAGAGCCTCTTTGCTAGATACAGGAAACTTTGTGCTTCATGAATTGAACTTAGATGGATCTGTGAAAAGGGTGTTATGGCAGAGCTTTGATTACCCCACAGACACTATTTTACCGGGGATGAAGCTTGGTTATGACAAGCACAGTGGCCACAAGTGGTCTCTAACAGCAAGGAGAAGTTACAAAACTCTTTGGTCAGGGTCTTTCTCTCTCAGCCTTGACCCCAAAATCAACCAATTGATTACTAGATGGAGAGGGGACATTATTTGGGCCAGTGGAGAGTGGAGAAATGGAAGTTTTAGCAACCTGATATCTTCATCACTTGACAGAGAGAAGTTCAACTTCACTTTCTTTTCAAACGAAAGTGTGACTTACTTTGAATATTCTCCAGTTTCTGGTTATCTGATCATGGGACCATTGGGTATAATCAATGCTACTGGTGTCTCTTACTCCTGTGTTGGCAGTGAGATTGTGCCTGGTTGTACAATGCCGCAGCCTCCCAAATGTAGGGAAGATGGTGATTTGTACTTGCCAAGTTGGAATAGTTTTGGAGCAATGTCAAGAAAAGGATACATATTTGATGAAAGAGAGAACATGACCATTTCTGATTGCTGGATGAGGTGTTTGAAAAATTGCTCCTGTGAGGCTTACACTTACGCATTCAAGGATGCAACTGGCTGTGAAATATGGAGCAGATACACATCACACTTTGTTGAGTCTAACTCCGGTGTTGGCCGtccaattttcttctttctcagcGAAACCAAAGCCA AAGGCAAGAAGAGGAGAATATGGATTGCTAGTGCTGCGGTTGGAGTTCTTCTCCTCATACTCTCATTCATTGCATCCTTTATCATGTTTgggagaaaacaaaaacaaagag TTGAAAATCGTAAGAAGCGAACAAATGTATTCTCTGACATTGGAGAAAATACTGAAATTTCTAATGCATGCgatgaaggaagagaagaatgGAATGAGAAGAGGACAGGCAGTGATACACATAAATTCGACTTTATAACCATTCTTCAGGCAACGGACAATTTCTCTTTGGCTAATAAGATTGGAGAGGGTGGTTTTGGACCTGTTTACAAG GGGAAATTGGCAAATGGTGAAGAAATAGCTATAAAGAGACTTTCAAAAAGCTCGGGACAAGGATTGGTAGAGTTCAGAAATGAAGCTATGGTGATTGTGAAACTGCAGCACACTAACCTAGTGAGGCTTTTAGGATTTTGCATTGACAGAGAAGAAAGAATATTAGTCTATGAATACATGGCCAACAAAAGTTTGAATTTATACCTTTTCG ATGCCAACAAAAGAAGTGTGTTAGATTGGAAGATAAGGTACAAAATAATAGAAGGAATTGCTCAGGGACTTGTGTATTTACATCAATATTCAAGATTAAAAGTGATACACAGAGATTTGAAGAGTAGTAATATTTTGTTGGACAATGAGTTAAATCCAAAAATATCTGATTTTGGAATGGCTCGGATACTTAAATGGACAATATtagaagagaaaacaaataGAGTGGTTGGAACATA TGGTTATATGCCTCCAGAATATGCTCTGAGTGGAGTTATCTCAACAAAAACAGACGTATACAGCTTTGGCGTATTACTCTTAGAGATTGTGActggaaagaaaaatattagtgAGGATTTTTCGCTGAATCTGATAGGATAT GCATGGCAATTATGGAATGAAGGAGAAGCTCTAAAGCTGATTGACAAAATGGTGAATGGTTCATGCCATCAGATACAAGTTATACGATGCATTCATATAGGTTTGTTGTGCACTCAAGACAAAGCAAAGGATAGACCAAGTATGCTTGAggtcatttcttttatttcaaatgaaaattgtGAATTACCTTCACCTATACAACCACCACTTTATACCATCAAAACTCTCAAGGAGACAGACCAACATAAATATTACTCCAATAATGACATCACCATGTCAATCATATCTGCCAGATAA
- the LOC106757008 gene encoding G-type lectin S-receptor-like serine/threonine-protein kinase CES101 isoform X2 — MVFTLSNRVLCFIIITFTCFLQLAKPSNLREDTLLQGHPLAATDRLISPSSLYTLRFFQLDDGSEASTKFYLGISANKYYYYVWLANRDNPIHDDPGVLTIDEYGNLKIVSSTTTMMLYSVEAESNKSVRASLLDTGNFVLHELNLDGSVKRVLWQSFDYPTDTILPGMKLGYDKHSGHKWSLTARRSYKTLWSGSFSLSLDPKINQLITRWRGDIIWASGEWRNGSFSNLISSSLDREKFNFTFFSNESVTYFEYSPVSGYLIMGPLGIINATGVSYSCVGSEIVPGCTMPQPPKCREDGDLYLPSWNSFGAMSRKGYIFDERENMTISDCWMRCLKNCSCEAYTYAFKDATGCEIWSRYTSHFVESNSGVGRPIFFFLSETKASKKRRIWIASAAVGVLLLILSFIASFIMFGRKQKQRVENRKKRTNVFSDIGENTEISNACDEGREEWNEKRTGSDTHKFDFITILQATDNFSLANKIGEGGFGPVYKGKLANGEEIAIKRLSKSSGQGLVEFRNEAMVIVKLQHTNLVRLLGFCIDREERILVYEYMANKSLNLYLFDANKRSVLDWKIRYKIIEGIAQGLVYLHQYSRLKVIHRDLKSSNILLDNELNPKISDFGMARILKWTILEEKTNRVVGTYGYMPPEYALSGVISTKTDVYSFGVLLLEIVTGKKNISEDFSLNLIGYAWQLWNEGEALKLIDKMVNGSCHQIQVIRCIHIGLLCTQDKAKDRPSMLEVISFISNENCELPSPIQPPLYTIKTLKETDQHKYYSNNDITMSIISAR, encoded by the exons ATGGTTTTCACTTTGAGCAACAGAGTGCTATgcttcatcatcatcacttttacatgttttttgCAACTTGCAAAGCCTTCAAACTTGAGGGAAGACACGCTGCTCCAAGGCCATCCCCTTGCAGCAACCGACCGTTTGATTTCGCCTTCATCTTTATATACACTGCGTTTCTTTCAGCTTGATGATGGGTCTGAAGCTAGCACCAAATTCTACCTTGGCATATCAGCCAATAAGTACTATTACTATGTTTGGCTTGCCAACAGGGACAATCCAATCCACGATGATCCCGGAGTTCTCACCATTGATGAATATGGCAACCTCAAAATTGTGTCAAGTACTACCACTATGATGCTATATTCAGTTGAAGCAGAAAGTAACAAAAGTGTTAGAGCCTCTTTGCTAGATACAGGAAACTTTGTGCTTCATGAATTGAACTTAGATGGATCTGTGAAAAGGGTGTTATGGCAGAGCTTTGATTACCCCACAGACACTATTTTACCGGGGATGAAGCTTGGTTATGACAAGCACAGTGGCCACAAGTGGTCTCTAACAGCAAGGAGAAGTTACAAAACTCTTTGGTCAGGGTCTTTCTCTCTCAGCCTTGACCCCAAAATCAACCAATTGATTACTAGATGGAGAGGGGACATTATTTGGGCCAGTGGAGAGTGGAGAAATGGAAGTTTTAGCAACCTGATATCTTCATCACTTGACAGAGAGAAGTTCAACTTCACTTTCTTTTCAAACGAAAGTGTGACTTACTTTGAATATTCTCCAGTTTCTGGTTATCTGATCATGGGACCATTGGGTATAATCAATGCTACTGGTGTCTCTTACTCCTGTGTTGGCAGTGAGATTGTGCCTGGTTGTACAATGCCGCAGCCTCCCAAATGTAGGGAAGATGGTGATTTGTACTTGCCAAGTTGGAATAGTTTTGGAGCAATGTCAAGAAAAGGATACATATTTGATGAAAGAGAGAACATGACCATTTCTGATTGCTGGATGAGGTGTTTGAAAAATTGCTCCTGTGAGGCTTACACTTACGCATTCAAGGATGCAACTGGCTGTGAAATATGGAGCAGATACACATCACACTTTGTTGAGTCTAACTCCGGTGTTGGCCGtccaattttcttctttctcagcGAAACCAAAGCCA GCAAGAAGAGGAGAATATGGATTGCTAGTGCTGCGGTTGGAGTTCTTCTCCTCATACTCTCATTCATTGCATCCTTTATCATGTTTgggagaaaacaaaaacaaagag TTGAAAATCGTAAGAAGCGAACAAATGTATTCTCTGACATTGGAGAAAATACTGAAATTTCTAATGCATGCgatgaaggaagagaagaatgGAATGAGAAGAGGACAGGCAGTGATACACATAAATTCGACTTTATAACCATTCTTCAGGCAACGGACAATTTCTCTTTGGCTAATAAGATTGGAGAGGGTGGTTTTGGACCTGTTTACAAG GGGAAATTGGCAAATGGTGAAGAAATAGCTATAAAGAGACTTTCAAAAAGCTCGGGACAAGGATTGGTAGAGTTCAGAAATGAAGCTATGGTGATTGTGAAACTGCAGCACACTAACCTAGTGAGGCTTTTAGGATTTTGCATTGACAGAGAAGAAAGAATATTAGTCTATGAATACATGGCCAACAAAAGTTTGAATTTATACCTTTTCG ATGCCAACAAAAGAAGTGTGTTAGATTGGAAGATAAGGTACAAAATAATAGAAGGAATTGCTCAGGGACTTGTGTATTTACATCAATATTCAAGATTAAAAGTGATACACAGAGATTTGAAGAGTAGTAATATTTTGTTGGACAATGAGTTAAATCCAAAAATATCTGATTTTGGAATGGCTCGGATACTTAAATGGACAATATtagaagagaaaacaaataGAGTGGTTGGAACATA TGGTTATATGCCTCCAGAATATGCTCTGAGTGGAGTTATCTCAACAAAAACAGACGTATACAGCTTTGGCGTATTACTCTTAGAGATTGTGActggaaagaaaaatattagtgAGGATTTTTCGCTGAATCTGATAGGATAT GCATGGCAATTATGGAATGAAGGAGAAGCTCTAAAGCTGATTGACAAAATGGTGAATGGTTCATGCCATCAGATACAAGTTATACGATGCATTCATATAGGTTTGTTGTGCACTCAAGACAAAGCAAAGGATAGACCAAGTATGCTTGAggtcatttcttttatttcaaatgaaaattgtGAATTACCTTCACCTATACAACCACCACTTTATACCATCAAAACTCTCAAGGAGACAGACCAACATAAATATTACTCCAATAATGACATCACCATGTCAATCATATCTGCCAGATAA
- the LOC106757008 gene encoding G-type lectin S-receptor-like serine/threonine-protein kinase CES101 isoform X4 — MVFTLSNRVLCFIIITFTCFLQLAKPSNLREDTLLQGHPLAATDRLISPSSLYTLRFFQLDDGSEASTKFYLGISANKYYYYVWLANRDNPIHDDPGVLTIDEYGNLKIVSSTTTMMLYSVEAESNKSVRASLLDTGNFVLHELNLDGSVKRVLWQSFDYPTDTILPGMKLGYDKHSGHKWSLTARRSYKTLWSGSFSLSLDPKINQLITRWRGDIIWASGEWRNGSFSNLISSSLDREKFNFTFFSNESVTYFEYSPVSGYLIMGPLGIINATGVSYSCVGSEIVPGCTMPQPPKCREDGDLYLPSWNSFGAMSRKGYIFDERENMTISDCWMRCLKNCSCEAYTYAFKDATGCEIWSRYTSHFVESNSGVGRPIFFFLSETKAKGKKRRIWIASAAVGVLLLILSFIASFIMFGRKQKQRVENRKKRTNVFSDIGENTEISNACDEGREEWNEKRTGSDTHKFDFITILQATDNFSLANKIGEGGFGPVYKGKLANGEEIAIKRLSKSSGQGLVEFRNEAMVIVKLQHTNLVRLLGFCIDREERILVYEYMANKSLNLYLFVVICLQNML; from the exons ATGGTTTTCACTTTGAGCAACAGAGTGCTATgcttcatcatcatcacttttacatgttttttgCAACTTGCAAAGCCTTCAAACTTGAGGGAAGACACGCTGCTCCAAGGCCATCCCCTTGCAGCAACCGACCGTTTGATTTCGCCTTCATCTTTATATACACTGCGTTTCTTTCAGCTTGATGATGGGTCTGAAGCTAGCACCAAATTCTACCTTGGCATATCAGCCAATAAGTACTATTACTATGTTTGGCTTGCCAACAGGGACAATCCAATCCACGATGATCCCGGAGTTCTCACCATTGATGAATATGGCAACCTCAAAATTGTGTCAAGTACTACCACTATGATGCTATATTCAGTTGAAGCAGAAAGTAACAAAAGTGTTAGAGCCTCTTTGCTAGATACAGGAAACTTTGTGCTTCATGAATTGAACTTAGATGGATCTGTGAAAAGGGTGTTATGGCAGAGCTTTGATTACCCCACAGACACTATTTTACCGGGGATGAAGCTTGGTTATGACAAGCACAGTGGCCACAAGTGGTCTCTAACAGCAAGGAGAAGTTACAAAACTCTTTGGTCAGGGTCTTTCTCTCTCAGCCTTGACCCCAAAATCAACCAATTGATTACTAGATGGAGAGGGGACATTATTTGGGCCAGTGGAGAGTGGAGAAATGGAAGTTTTAGCAACCTGATATCTTCATCACTTGACAGAGAGAAGTTCAACTTCACTTTCTTTTCAAACGAAAGTGTGACTTACTTTGAATATTCTCCAGTTTCTGGTTATCTGATCATGGGACCATTGGGTATAATCAATGCTACTGGTGTCTCTTACTCCTGTGTTGGCAGTGAGATTGTGCCTGGTTGTACAATGCCGCAGCCTCCCAAATGTAGGGAAGATGGTGATTTGTACTTGCCAAGTTGGAATAGTTTTGGAGCAATGTCAAGAAAAGGATACATATTTGATGAAAGAGAGAACATGACCATTTCTGATTGCTGGATGAGGTGTTTGAAAAATTGCTCCTGTGAGGCTTACACTTACGCATTCAAGGATGCAACTGGCTGTGAAATATGGAGCAGATACACATCACACTTTGTTGAGTCTAACTCCGGTGTTGGCCGtccaattttcttctttctcagcGAAACCAAAGCCA AAGGCAAGAAGAGGAGAATATGGATTGCTAGTGCTGCGGTTGGAGTTCTTCTCCTCATACTCTCATTCATTGCATCCTTTATCATGTTTgggagaaaacaaaaacaaagag TTGAAAATCGTAAGAAGCGAACAAATGTATTCTCTGACATTGGAGAAAATACTGAAATTTCTAATGCATGCgatgaaggaagagaagaatgGAATGAGAAGAGGACAGGCAGTGATACACATAAATTCGACTTTATAACCATTCTTCAGGCAACGGACAATTTCTCTTTGGCTAATAAGATTGGAGAGGGTGGTTTTGGACCTGTTTACAAG GGGAAATTGGCAAATGGTGAAGAAATAGCTATAAAGAGACTTTCAAAAAGCTCGGGACAAGGATTGGTAGAGTTCAGAAATGAAGCTATGGTGATTGTGAAACTGCAGCACACTAACCTAGTGAGGCTTTTAGGATTTTGCATTGACAGAGAAGAAAGAATATTAGTCTATGAATACATGGCCAACAAAAGTTTGAATTTATACCTTTTCG TGGTTATATGCCTCCAGAATATGCTCTGA
- the LOC106757008 gene encoding G-type lectin S-receptor-like serine/threonine-protein kinase CES101 isoform X3 gives MVFTLSNRVLCFIIITFTCFLQLAKPSNLREDTLLQGHPLAATDRLISPSSLYTLRFFQLDDGSEASTKFYLGISANKYYYYVWLANRDNPIHDDPGVLTIDEYGNLKIVSSTTTMMLYSVEAESNKSVRASLLDTGNFVLHELNLDGSVKRVLWQSFDYPTDTILPGMKLGYDKHSGHKWSLTARRSYKTLWSGSFSLSLDPKINQLITRWRGDIIWASGEWRNGSFSNLISSSLDREKFNFTFFSNESVTYFEYSPVSGYLIMGPLGIINATGVSYSCVGSEIVPGCTMPQPPKCREDGDLYLPSWNSFGAMSRKGYIFDERENMTISDCWMRCLKNCSCEAYTYAFKDATGCEIWSRYTSHFVESNSGVGRPIFFFLSETKAKGKKRRIWIASAAVGVLLLILSFIASFIMFGRKQKQRVENRKKRTNVFSDIGENTEISNACDEGREEWNEKRTGSDTHKFDFITILQATDNFSLANKIGEGGFGPVYKGKLANGEEIAIKRLSKSSGQGLVEFRNEAMVIVKLQHTNLVRLLGFCIDREERILVYEYMANKSLNLYLFDANKRSVLDWKIRYKIIEGIAQGLVYLHQYSRLKVIHRDLKSSNILLDNELNPKISDFGMARILKWTILEEKTNRVVGT, from the exons ATGGTTTTCACTTTGAGCAACAGAGTGCTATgcttcatcatcatcacttttacatgttttttgCAACTTGCAAAGCCTTCAAACTTGAGGGAAGACACGCTGCTCCAAGGCCATCCCCTTGCAGCAACCGACCGTTTGATTTCGCCTTCATCTTTATATACACTGCGTTTCTTTCAGCTTGATGATGGGTCTGAAGCTAGCACCAAATTCTACCTTGGCATATCAGCCAATAAGTACTATTACTATGTTTGGCTTGCCAACAGGGACAATCCAATCCACGATGATCCCGGAGTTCTCACCATTGATGAATATGGCAACCTCAAAATTGTGTCAAGTACTACCACTATGATGCTATATTCAGTTGAAGCAGAAAGTAACAAAAGTGTTAGAGCCTCTTTGCTAGATACAGGAAACTTTGTGCTTCATGAATTGAACTTAGATGGATCTGTGAAAAGGGTGTTATGGCAGAGCTTTGATTACCCCACAGACACTATTTTACCGGGGATGAAGCTTGGTTATGACAAGCACAGTGGCCACAAGTGGTCTCTAACAGCAAGGAGAAGTTACAAAACTCTTTGGTCAGGGTCTTTCTCTCTCAGCCTTGACCCCAAAATCAACCAATTGATTACTAGATGGAGAGGGGACATTATTTGGGCCAGTGGAGAGTGGAGAAATGGAAGTTTTAGCAACCTGATATCTTCATCACTTGACAGAGAGAAGTTCAACTTCACTTTCTTTTCAAACGAAAGTGTGACTTACTTTGAATATTCTCCAGTTTCTGGTTATCTGATCATGGGACCATTGGGTATAATCAATGCTACTGGTGTCTCTTACTCCTGTGTTGGCAGTGAGATTGTGCCTGGTTGTACAATGCCGCAGCCTCCCAAATGTAGGGAAGATGGTGATTTGTACTTGCCAAGTTGGAATAGTTTTGGAGCAATGTCAAGAAAAGGATACATATTTGATGAAAGAGAGAACATGACCATTTCTGATTGCTGGATGAGGTGTTTGAAAAATTGCTCCTGTGAGGCTTACACTTACGCATTCAAGGATGCAACTGGCTGTGAAATATGGAGCAGATACACATCACACTTTGTTGAGTCTAACTCCGGTGTTGGCCGtccaattttcttctttctcagcGAAACCAAAGCCA AAGGCAAGAAGAGGAGAATATGGATTGCTAGTGCTGCGGTTGGAGTTCTTCTCCTCATACTCTCATTCATTGCATCCTTTATCATGTTTgggagaaaacaaaaacaaagag TTGAAAATCGTAAGAAGCGAACAAATGTATTCTCTGACATTGGAGAAAATACTGAAATTTCTAATGCATGCgatgaaggaagagaagaatgGAATGAGAAGAGGACAGGCAGTGATACACATAAATTCGACTTTATAACCATTCTTCAGGCAACGGACAATTTCTCTTTGGCTAATAAGATTGGAGAGGGTGGTTTTGGACCTGTTTACAAG GGGAAATTGGCAAATGGTGAAGAAATAGCTATAAAGAGACTTTCAAAAAGCTCGGGACAAGGATTGGTAGAGTTCAGAAATGAAGCTATGGTGATTGTGAAACTGCAGCACACTAACCTAGTGAGGCTTTTAGGATTTTGCATTGACAGAGAAGAAAGAATATTAGTCTATGAATACATGGCCAACAAAAGTTTGAATTTATACCTTTTCG ATGCCAACAAAAGAAGTGTGTTAGATTGGAAGATAAGGTACAAAATAATAGAAGGAATTGCTCAGGGACTTGTGTATTTACATCAATATTCAAGATTAAAAGTGATACACAGAGATTTGAAGAGTAGTAATATTTTGTTGGACAATGAGTTAAATCCAAAAATATCTGATTTTGGAATGGCTCGGATACTTAAATGGACAATATtagaagagaaaacaaataGAGTGGTTGGAACATA A